One window of Leptotrichia trevisanii DSM 22070 genomic DNA carries:
- a CDS encoding transposase zinc-binding domain-containing protein encodes MINITQNKLKYIFSNNNILLDSLKFCKKNNIGDSHLEHIKLSIDKFLACRDISKGFVKFKCPHCPVTHLFPITCKSKLCPSCGYKYSRTWTENIQ; translated from the coding sequence ATGATAAACATTACACAAAATAAACTGAAATATATTTTCAGTAACAACAATATTTTACTAGATTCCTTAAAATTTTGCAAGAAAAATAATATTGGCGACAGTCACCTTGAACATATTAAACTTTCCATTGATAAATTTCTTGCCTGCAGGGATATTTCAAAAGGTTTTGTCAAGTTCAAATGTCCTCACTGTCCCGTTACACACCTGTTCCCTATTACTTGTAAGTCTAAGCTCTGTCCTTCTTGTGGTTACAAGTACTCTAGGACATGGACTGAAAATATTCAA